The Tolypothrix sp. PCC 7712 region GGTTGAGTCCGTAGACAAGGAATTATTTTCAGTATCCTGACTTTCATATCTTGGTCTCTTTAACAAGCACGAATAATAATATCATTGATGATATATATCATGTATGATAAGTTATTGGCATGTGCTGGAATGTTGAATTACATCCTTTATTTGCACAGGAATTCTTAGAGTTTGACGAAGCGGTGCAGGATGGTTTATTAGCCGAAATAGTCTTGTTGGAAAAGTATGGGCCTCTGCTAGGTAGACCCCATGTAGACACACTTAAAGCTTCTAAACACGCAAATATGAAAGAGTTGCGATTTACAGCAGATAATGGTGTGTGGCGCGCGGCCTTTGCCTTCGATCCGCACGCAACGTCAAGCCATTGTACTGGTCGCTGGCGATAAATCTGGGACGAGTGAAAAACGATTTTACAAGCAACTGATCAAAAAGGCCGATGAACGCTTTGACAATCATTTGACCCAGTTACAAGAGGAAGAACAATGACTAAAGGGAAAATCTTACAAAGTATATGGGATAATTTGCCAGAAGACCGTAAGGAGCGCATACAGGCGCGGGCGGAAGAAATAGAAGTAGAATATCTCACCTTGCAGGAGCTACGAAAAGCAGCAGGACTAACACAAGCGGAAATTTCTAAAAACTTAGAAATGCCACAGTCGAACGTGTCACGTCTGGAAAGAGAATCGGATATGTTACTTTCCACTCTCCAAAACTATATTGCCGCGATGGGCGGCAGTCTCATTATTACCGTTGAGCTTCCAAATAAGCCACCTGTTCGCCTCAATATGCTAAGTGACCTTGTAGACAGCTAACTATTTCCTGTTAACTCCCATCCTACGAGTACTCCTGGGGAAAATTCGCAGAGTAGGTGCTATGCATCTACATCCCTAAGCCCCACCTGGGCAATACTCACATATTTGTGTTTTAGTGGTTATTGCTAGAGAATTATTAATTTTCTAAGAATAATGGAGGATGACGATATGAGGATTGCTATGATTTCAGTCTAAGGCTCAATGTCCAAGTTAGAATATGATTGTTTATCAACAAAATATACTAACTTTTCGCTTTATTCTACTCTAAATTTAGCGTGTGAATTATCCAGGAAATGTAAATATATATGCCCCGGCTATCACTTCTTTGGAAGAACGGGACTGGAAAGCAATGACAGAATTGTTTGACAGGGAAGATAGTGAAGAAATTGAAGCGGATATTATGAAAAGCTTGCTCTTCATGATACCTGAACCTTGTTGGGGAGACGATCCTTTTGACTTTCTACGTGAATATCTTTAAGTATTACTGAGTACTGAAATAATTAAGAAAAATTAAATTAAAATCTATTTTTACGGTATGCGATCGCTGCAACACAGCACTGGTTATTTTAATTCTTAATCGAGTATTGAGTTATGATAAATAAAATCAAAAAATCCCAGCATTTCTTTACGATTTATTTTTAGCTGGCGGTTTATTACTCAGTAATTTACAGCTTACCTGCATTGAGACGGCTGAGGAAAGTACGCAGGCGATCGCTTTGGGGATGAGTCAAAACTTCATGGGCTACACCTTGTTCTACTACCAGCCCTTGATCGAGAAATACCACCCGATGGGCTACTTCTTTCGCAAATTGCATTTCGTGGGTAACAACCACCATTGTCATGCCTTCTGCGGCTAATTGTTGCATGACTTGCAAAACTTCCCCGACCAACTCTGGATCTAAAGCACTGGTAGGTTCATCA contains the following coding sequences:
- a CDS encoding XRE family transcriptional regulator → MTKGKILQSIWDNLPEDRKERIQARAEEIEVEYLTLQELRKAAGLTQAEISKNLEMPQSNVSRLERESDMLLSTLQNYIAAMGGSLIITVELPNKPPVRLNMLSDLVDS